The Patescibacteria group bacterium genome segment TTTTTGGCAACAACTTTTTCTTTTAAATTTTTTATAATTTTTTCTTTTTCCTCTTCAGAATAAGCGTATTTCAATTCTTTGCCAATTTCTAAACGATAAAGAGGTGGGGTAGCAATATAAAGATGGCCACGGAGGATAATTTCTGGAAAATATCGATAGAAAAGTGTTAAAAGAAGAGTTTTGATGTGAGAACCGTCAATGTCAGCATCAGTGGCAATAATGATCTTATGATAACGAAGTTTTTCAATCTGAAATTGATCGCCAATATTGGTACCTAAGGCAACAATTAAAGACTTAACTTCTTCGTTGGCGATAATTTTTTCTAATCTGGCTTTTTCCACATTTAAAATTTTTCCTCTTAAAGGTAAAACCGCCTGCCTTTCTCTATCTCTCGCCTGCTTACAGCTGCCACCAGCGCTATCTCCTTCGACAATAAAAAGTTCACTCTGGGTTGGATCGGTTGTGTTACAATCGGCTAGTTTGCCTGGCAATAAAAATCCTTCCAAAGTACTTTTTTTCAAAACCGCCTCCCGAGCCTGTTTTGCTGCTAGCCGGGCTCGAACCGACAGAAGACATTTTTCAATAATGGCTTTGGCATCTTTTGGATATTCTTCTAAAAAAGAAGAAAAACTTTCTGAGAAAACAGAGTCGACCAACCCCTTAACTTCCGGATTACCAAGTTTTGTTTTTGTTTGTCCTTCAAATTGTGGCTCTCTGACTTTTACACTAATAACGGCCGTCAACCCCTCTCGTAAATCTTCGCCGACAAAATTACTCTCTTTTTCTTTGAGAAATTCTTTTTTGCGGGCGTAATTATTAATCGTCCGCGTCAAAGCCGAACGAAACCCCGCCAAATGTGAGCCGCCTTCCGGTGTATAAATATTATTAGCAAAACTATAAATTACTTCTTTATAATCGTCAGTATACTGAAGAGCAATTTCAACCATAACTTTTTCAATTTCTTTACTCACATAAAAAATATGGGGATGTTTTACCGGACTATTCTTGTTTAAGTATTTAACATAGGAAACAATACCTCCTTCAAAATAAAAAGCATAAGAAAATTCTGGTTTTTTTCTTCTATCAAAGACAATAAACTTTACTCCTTTTGTCAAATAGGCTTGCTGTCTCAAATGTTCCAAGACTCGCGAAAGAGAAAATTTTGTTTCAGGAAAAATTTCTTTATCTGGTTTAAAGGTAACAATCGTCCCCGTACCTTTGGTCTTGCCTATTTTTTTGACTTTATTTAATGGCTTGCCTCTTTGGTATTCCTGCTGATATAAAAAACCATCACGTTTAACCTGGGCTTTAAAAGCTTCTGACAAGGCATTAACAACCGAAACACCAACACCGTGAAGACCGCCCGCTACTTTATAGACCTGATGGTCAAATTTAGCCCCGGCGTGAAGTTTGGTCATGACCACCTCTAAAGCTGACTTACCTGTTTGTTTGTGTAGGTCAACGGGGATGCCTCGACCGTTATCCTCAACCCTGACATAATCATCGGGCAAAAGTTCAACTTTAATTTCATCAGCAAAGCCAGCCAAAGCTTCATCAATACAATTGTCTAGACATTCCCAAATTAAATGATGTAAGCCGTCAGGTCCGGTTGAACCAATATACATGGCTGGTCTTTTCCGCACGGGGGTTAAGCCATCTAAGACTGTAATGTGTTCAGCTTTATATTCTTTAGCCGCTTCTTCGGTATTATTTTTTGGTCTTTCTTGTTGAACCATAATATAGATATTATAGCAAATTTTTAATTTTTTGACAAATAAAAAATGGCTAATTAAGGCCAATCATTGAGAAAAACTAAACGGTTTAAATCTTAAATGGCTGATTCTATTTTCTTTAAAATTTCAGGCAAAAGGGGTAAAAGAATCTTGGCTAAATTAATGAAATGTTGGGCTAATTTTGAATTTTCAATCAAATTAATTAACCAGGGCAAAGGAAATCTGACGATAAAATAAAGAAAGAGACCAACAGTTAAACTCCCGGTAACGAAACCAATCAGAGCACCACCCAAACGATTAATCGCTTTTAAAAATGGTAGATGGGTAATCGGTCTCAAAATTCGGTCAAGAATAAAAAAAACAAAACCAACCAAACGATTAACGACGATATAAATAACTAAAAAAGAAATGATATTGGCTAAATTGATATTCCCGCCCAGTAGAAAAACAATTTTTATTGCTAACTCGTCATACCAACGACTAGCCACTGCCACACCAACAATTAAACCAGCTAAACCACCTAAAGCATAAATTAGACCAAACCAAAAATCAAACCAAATAAAACCAAAGACAATTAAGATAAGAATGAGGTCGAATAAGGTCATAAATGGAAAACGACTAATAACAAAATCCAAATGACAAATTAATGACTAAAATCAAAAATCAAAATTATTTTAAGTGTCTGAACTTCGGATTTAATTTGACGTTTGAATTTTGAAATTTAGATTTCAAGGTATTATAACCTCGGAAATAATATTTCACCCTTTTTTATCTTATCAAATTCTACTCCTCCCCATTCTTTCGCTTCTTCAAGATTTTTCTTTTTTTCACTAGATAAAATGCCCAGTTGATCGAAGATTTTATCAGCCGTTTCAGGCATCAAGGGTTGAATGAGCCAAGCCAGTTGACGAAGACTTTCAAGTAAATTATAGATTACTTTTTGAAATTCAACAAGATTGGTTTTCAACAACCGCCAAGGTTCTTTCTTATTAATTTCCCGATCAACCAAGGCGATAAAATTTAAAATTTCTTTTGCTACTTCCTCAAAAGCTAATTTCTCCATCGCCCTCTGGTAGCCCCGCCAAACTCTCTCTATCTTTTTAACCCATTCTCTTTCTTTTTTTAACTTGTAATTTGTAAGTTGTAATTTGGTAGCGAGAGCCAAAACCCGAGCCACTAGATTGCCAATGCCATTGGCTAAATCAGCCTTATATTTTTCATAAAATTTTTCTAACGAAACATCTCCATCAACACCAAAAGGAAAACTTGAAAGTAGGAGCCATCTTAAACCATCGCTGGAAAAATTTTTCGCTTGTTCAATTGGATCTAAAACATTACCTAAAGATTTACTCATTTTCTGACCATTAACGGTAAAAAAACCGTGGGCAAAAATTTTCTTTGGTAAAGGAACT includes the following:
- a CDS encoding CvpA family protein is translated as MTLFDLILILIVFGFIWFDFWFGLIYALGGLAGLIVGVAVASRWYDELAIKIVFLLGGNINLANIISFLVIYIVVNRLVGFVFFILDRILRPITHLPFLKAINRLGGALIGFVTGSLTVGLFLYFIVRFPLPWLINLIENSKLAQHFINLAKILLPLLPEILKKIESAI
- the gyrB gene encoding DNA topoisomerase (ATP-hydrolyzing) subunit B, translating into MVQQERPKNNTEEAAKEYKAEHITVLDGLTPVRKRPAMYIGSTGPDGLHHLIWECLDNCIDEALAGFADEIKVELLPDDYVRVEDNGRGIPVDLHKQTGKSALEVVMTKLHAGAKFDHQVYKVAGGLHGVGVSVVNALSEAFKAQVKRDGFLYQQEYQRGKPLNKVKKIGKTKGTGTIVTFKPDKEIFPETKFSLSRVLEHLRQQAYLTKGVKFIVFDRRKKPEFSYAFYFEGGIVSYVKYLNKNSPVKHPHIFYVSKEIEKVMVEIALQYTDDYKEVIYSFANNIYTPEGGSHLAGFRSALTRTINNYARKKEFLKEKESNFVGEDLREGLTAVISVKVREPQFEGQTKTKLGNPEVKGLVDSVFSESFSSFLEEYPKDAKAIIEKCLLSVRARLAAKQAREAVLKKSTLEGFLLPGKLADCNTTDPTQSELFIVEGDSAGGSCKQARDRERQAVLPLRGKILNVEKARLEKIIANEEVKSLIVALGTNIGDQFQIEKLRYHKIIIATDADIDGSHIKTLLLTLFYRYFPEIILRGHLYIATPPLYRLEIGKELKYAYSEEEKEKIIKNLKEKVVAKNFKIKKIGEAKDEEIPEKISIQRYKGLGEMNPEQLWETTMDPKRRILKKITLEEAEKANEIFEILMGKEVEPRKRFIQIYAKTARHLDI